One Solibacillus sp. R5-41 DNA segment encodes these proteins:
- a CDS encoding ABC transporter ATP-binding protein — protein MKNMYWIWYYIKNQKLLYFSSIFLLIIESISFVYSITLQQYIIDQIIMGSDFGGIWIYVILIALCYLIFIILFVVNPYIQSKIHGRVKYQLVEQGLSTLYSTPINIVQKERNARYVHFFSNEIPIVARLIGEDISDIIKHLVSTIIICVLFLKASPILFLSILTLSLFYIKSGKKLSNKQKKVWKDIQDKKSSLLIVLEECITSTRDVIANNRGDWENTRYQNSFIKYFKSVMLEGKLKIKMVFSLESITSIAQIIVIGYGGYLVVKGSMTIGLLVVIYQLTLELLHSFVKVYNLIFSFSGKMASVENISNWFNTKPNKTKNTKTISSIESLKINNISFRYNSGEKFILRNFSLDIPIGKKIAIVGPSGSGKSTIGSLLESLYEVEEGSIQSNNINITDISKDIWKSKVSIVFQDPYIFPGTIRDNLLLGYKQITDTQMISLAKAMCIDDMIQKLPDKYDSSLGERGITISGGEKQRLAIVRALIRDPEVLILDESTSALDVNTEKIIQKNLAMIRENKTTIIIAHRLSTIKDSDIIFVIDKGKIVEQGCHSELLQNKSLYYELVMNEMKDTDY, from the coding sequence ATGAAGAATATGTATTGGATTTGGTATTATATTAAAAATCAAAAGTTATTATATTTTTCTTCTATTTTTTTATTAATAATTGAATCAATAAGCTTTGTTTATTCAATCACTTTGCAACAATATATTATTGATCAAATAATTATGGGGTCAGATTTTGGTGGTATTTGGATATATGTAATATTAATAGCTTTATGTTATTTAATATTCATAATATTATTTGTTGTTAATCCTTATATTCAAAGTAAAATTCATGGTCGTGTTAAATATCAATTAGTTGAGCAAGGTTTATCGACTTTATATAGTACACCAATCAATATAGTTCAGAAAGAACGAAATGCTCGCTATGTGCATTTTTTTTCGAATGAAATACCTATTGTAGCAAGATTAATAGGAGAAGATATTTCGGATATTATAAAACACTTAGTAAGTACTATTATTATTTGTGTTTTATTTTTAAAGGCATCTCCTATACTTTTCTTATCGATTCTTACTTTGTCTCTTTTCTATATAAAATCGGGAAAAAAACTATCAAATAAGCAAAAAAAAGTTTGGAAAGATATTCAAGATAAAAAATCTTCACTACTAATTGTATTAGAAGAATGTATAACTTCTACTCGTGATGTGATAGCAAATAATCGAGGTGATTGGGAAAACACGAGATATCAAAACAGTTTTATTAAATACTTTAAAAGTGTCATGTTGGAAGGAAAGCTAAAAATAAAAATGGTATTCTCACTAGAATCTATAACTTCCATTGCGCAGATTATTGTAATTGGCTATGGTGGATACCTTGTCGTTAAAGGGTCCATGACAATTGGTTTATTAGTTGTTATTTACCAACTTACATTAGAACTGCTCCATTCATTTGTAAAAGTATACAATTTAATATTTTCATTTTCAGGCAAGATGGCTTCAGTTGAAAATATTAGCAATTGGTTTAATACAAAACCAAATAAAACAAAGAATACTAAAACGATTTCCTCAATTGAATCATTAAAAATTAATAATATTTCTTTTCGGTATAATTCAGGTGAAAAATTTATATTAAGAAATTTTTCTTTAGATATACCAATTGGAAAGAAAATAGCTATAGTTGGACCTAGTGGTAGTGGGAAGTCAACTATTGGAAGTTTACTTGAAAGTTTATATGAGGTTGAGGAGGGGAGTATTCAGTCAAATAATATTAATATTACTGATATTTCAAAAGATATTTGGAAATCGAAAGTCAGTATTGTTTTTCAAGATCCATACATATTTCCAGGTACTATAAGGGATAATTTATTACTGGGATATAAACAAATTACTGATACTCAAATGATCAGTTTAGCCAAAGCAATGTGTATTGATGATATGATTCAAAAATTGCCAGATAAGTATGATAGTTCACTAGGGGAGCGTGGAATAACGATTTCAGGCGGTGAAAAACAAAGGTTAGCAATAGTTCGTGCTTTAATTAGAGATCCAGAGGTATTAATTTTAGATGAGTCTACATCGGCATTAGATGTAAACACAGAAAAAATAATTCAAAAAAATCTTGCCATGATTAGAGAAAATAAAACGACAATTATTATTGCTCATCGACTTTCTACCATTAAAGATTCAGACATCATCTTTGTTATCGATAAGGGGAAAATTGTAGAACAAGGTTGTCATTCTGAATTATTACAAAATAAATCATTGTATTATGAATTAGTGATGAATGAGATGAAAGATACTGATTATTGA
- a CDS encoding alpha/beta fold hydrolase translates to MGYFVNVEPGVNLFVEDINPGGSKTIVFIHGWPLSHKQFEYQFDFLSAKGYRCIGIDWRGFGNSDKPMSGYNYNRLADDIRTVVSTLQLTNFTLVGHSTGGSIAIRYMSRYNGHGVSKLVLVDAAAPVGFTTETANTFLNEALNDRPKMMQNVIDTFFFQYITGPFSDWFFQMGLQAAGWSTAAVIVLLKDEQLYTDLQQIAAPTLIVHGIHDKVIPFTQAQELNQKIANSQLVPFQYSGHGLFWEEREKFNELLIQFIGI, encoded by the coding sequence ATGGGATACTTTGTTAATGTGGAACCAGGAGTAAATTTATTTGTGGAAGATATAAACCCTGGGGGTAGCAAGACAATCGTTTTTATACATGGCTGGCCATTAAGTCATAAGCAGTTTGAGTATCAATTTGATTTTCTTTCTGCAAAGGGATATCGCTGTATAGGAATTGACTGGAGAGGATTCGGTAATTCGGATAAGCCAATGAGTGGCTACAATTATAACCGATTGGCGGACGACATCCGTACTGTAGTTAGTACACTTCAACTAACTAATTTCACACTCGTTGGTCATTCAACGGGTGGGTCAATCGCGATTCGGTATATGTCGCGATACAATGGTCACGGTGTATCGAAATTGGTCCTTGTAGACGCTGCTGCTCCTGTAGGTTTTACAACAGAGACGGCGAATACATTTCTTAACGAGGCGTTAAATGACCGCCCTAAGATGATGCAGAATGTAATAGACACCTTTTTCTTTCAGTATATAACAGGCCCATTCTCAGACTGGTTTTTTCAAATGGGATTACAGGCGGCAGGGTGGTCAACCGCGGCAGTCATCGTTCTACTAAAAGATGAGCAACTATATACGGATCTTCAACAAATAGCAGCCCCTACTTTAATAGTTCACGGTATTCACGACAAAGTGATTCCATTTACACAAGCACAGGAACTAAATCAAAAAATTGCTAACTCACAGCTTGTTCCTTTTCAGTACAGTGGGCATGGTCTATTCTGGGAAGAACGAGAAAAATTTAACGAGCTTTTGATACAGTTTATCGGTATATGA
- a CDS encoding alpha/beta fold hydrolase, which yields MNYTDRFINTDINMHYIETNDYVYNLLSLVYIPGALGNAEQFIEETKSFFPRHCISMSLRGRGKSDAPLKGYTFEEHILDISSVIKKSNLSAYCLMAYSMGVPYAIRYATSNPSEVKGLILCDYPAKYPRIPEQWVESAQKFVQENRQHVVKEIQKDSKEIILWEELKEIKCPVLVIKGGTEKALLKKDAAEKYKSNLKHVELIEFTNSGHELWVPDYNKFIISIKDFLNKIDT from the coding sequence ATGAATTATACTGATAGATTCATAAATACCGACATTAATATGCATTATATTGAAACAAACGACTATGTTTATAATTTACTATCTCTTGTATATATTCCTGGAGCCTTGGGGAATGCTGAACAATTCATTGAAGAAACGAAATCTTTTTTTCCTAGACATTGTATTTCTATGAGTCTAAGAGGTAGAGGGAAAAGTGATGCTCCACTAAAAGGATATACTTTTGAAGAACATATACTGGATATTTCTTCAGTTATTAAAAAAAGTAATCTTAGCGCTTATTGTTTAATGGCATATTCTATGGGTGTTCCTTATGCAATAAGATATGCTACTTCAAACCCTAGTGAAGTAAAGGGATTAATATTATGTGATTATCCTGCAAAATACCCTAGAATTCCAGAACAATGGGTAGAAAGCGCACAGAAATTCGTTCAGGAAAATAGACAACATGTAGTCAAAGAAATTCAAAAAGATTCAAAGGAAATAATTTTATGGGAAGAATTAAAAGAAATTAAGTGTCCTGTATTAGTTATTAAGGGTGGAACAGAGAAGGCTTTACTAAAAAAAGACGCTGCTGAAAAATATAAAAGCAACTTGAAGCATGTTGAATTAATAGAATTCACTAACTCAGGTCATGAGTTATGGGTTCCTGACTACAATAAATTTATCATTTCTATAAAAGATTTTTTAAATAAAATAGATACTTAA
- a CDS encoding AAA family ATPase, with product MKRIAILTIGKTHSGKSTFAKLLEANLPNSVILDQDNHAAFINSYYQKLLPTSGPNILKFGLSTYILNYAIQQTNLHIILCNSNSEKIDRVELLNSYFPKTQFIRVLIYFNVNDEILLKRVKKSTRETNIFRDTSFSFEQLLDRQYNAINPPSNDEAELIFTVDENTDQLKLITNIIQNIKMELRI from the coding sequence ATGAAAAGGATTGCGATTTTGACAATTGGAAAAACCCATAGCGGAAAATCAACTTTTGCAAAATTATTAGAAGCAAATCTTCCAAATTCAGTTATACTCGATCAAGACAATCATGCCGCATTTATCAATTCGTATTACCAAAAACTCCTTCCGACTAGCGGTCCCAATATTTTAAAGTTTGGACTTTCAACGTATATTTTGAACTATGCCATTCAACAAACAAACCTTCACATCATTTTATGTAATTCAAATTCAGAAAAAATCGACCGTGTTGAGTTGTTAAATTCATACTTCCCAAAAACGCAATTTATTCGTGTTCTTATTTACTTCAATGTAAACGATGAAATCCTGTTGAAACGGGTGAAAAAAAGTACACGGGAAACGAATATTTTTAGAGACACCTCATTTAGCTTTGAACAACTATTGGATAGACAATACAACGCAATCAATCCGCCTTCCAATGATGAGGCTGAACTAATTTTTACTGTAGATGAAAATACTGACCAGCTAAAGTTAATAACAAACATCATTCAAAATATAAAAATGGAGCTCCGTATATGA
- a CDS encoding lipid II flippase Amj family protein: protein MELFTDKLIIIALFILIIHSIETLAYAVRLSGARVKLLASALSLFNVMVMVSRLANMMQQPFTGSLVDNAPTENAFIYVENQFRIIIGAASIGTLIGILLLPTFIALFSRAIILLAEERGDIPALMKRGFTFEYIRRGVKHIRKPSFTFIKGIRIKEIPIKLFVINIFITAIYTIGVLSSLYAALLVPEHETTAAMASGLINGMATILLIIFVDPKISILADDVLNKRGSYLDLKRVSVMMMASRFLGTLLAQLLFIPGAHYVAWFANLIA, encoded by the coding sequence ATCGAATTGTTCACCGATAAATTAATCATAATCGCACTTTTCATATTAATTATTCATTCAATCGAAACGTTAGCTTATGCCGTACGTTTATCAGGTGCTCGTGTAAAGTTACTTGCATCCGCTTTATCTCTATTCAATGTGATGGTCATGGTTTCAAGATTAGCGAATATGATGCAACAACCATTTACAGGAAGTTTAGTGGATAATGCACCAACAGAAAATGCATTTATCTATGTAGAAAATCAATTTCGTATAATTATTGGTGCAGCATCTATTGGTACCTTAATCGGGATTCTTCTTCTCCCTACTTTTATTGCCCTATTTTCAAGAGCAATCATTCTTTTAGCTGAAGAAAGGGGGGACATCCCCGCTTTAATGAAAAGGGGTTTTACGTTTGAATATATAAGACGTGGCGTGAAACACATTCGTAAACCTAGTTTTACTTTTATAAAAGGCATTCGTATAAAAGAAATTCCCATTAAACTATTTGTAATCAATATATTTATCACAGCGATTTATACAATTGGGGTTTTATCTTCTCTCTATGCGGCTTTACTAGTCCCAGAGCATGAAACGACAGCTGCGATGGCTTCAGGGTTAATTAATGGTATGGCTACGATCCTCTTGATTATATTTGTTGACCCTAAGATTTCAATTCTAGCTGATGATGTGCTAAATAAACGAGGGAGCTATTTGGATTTAAAAAGAGTTTCTGTCATGATGATGGCCTCTCGATTTTTGGGCACTTTATTAGCTCAACTGTTATTTATTCCAGGGGCACATTATGTCGCTTGGTTTGCAAACTTGATTGCTTAA
- a CDS encoding zinc dependent phospholipase C family protein, translating to MMGSRIMHLIIANKIAKSIAIQDRTSFLLGGIAADAASNKDLSHFFTGSAHDYSRSVDYNSFLHKYRLQAENDFVLGYFTHLIADDIWLKGFYLPWLKNRMESNEEMINLYHNDFRLLNGKLLEYYGYTEELQELLEGPATIVELEEVKLEDFKKFIPYVIEDMNCNESEINEKLKVFTFDQIVGYVETSVEMGLFWINQKRDSI from the coding sequence ATGATGGGTTCGAGAATTATGCATTTAATCATTGCGAATAAAATTGCAAAGAGTATAGCTATACAAGATCGAACTTCTTTTTTACTTGGTGGTATTGCAGCAGATGCCGCTTCGAATAAAGATTTATCACATTTTTTTACAGGTAGTGCTCATGATTATTCTAGAAGTGTGGATTATAACAGTTTTTTACATAAATATCGTCTACAAGCTGAAAATGATTTTGTTTTAGGCTATTTTACACATTTAATCGCCGATGATATTTGGCTTAAAGGGTTTTACCTACCTTGGCTAAAAAATAGAATGGAATCGAATGAAGAAATGATAAATTTATATCACAATGACTTTCGATTACTGAACGGAAAATTACTAGAATACTATGGCTACACTGAAGAATTACAAGAATTATTAGAAGGCCCAGCAACAATCGTTGAATTAGAAGAGGTTAAGCTTGAGGATTTTAAAAAGTTCATTCCATATGTAATAGAGGATATGAATTGCAATGAAAGTGAAATCAATGAAAAGCTTAAAGTATTTACGTTTGATCAAATAGTTGGCTATGTCGAGACATCTGTGGAAATGGGGCTATTTTGGATCAATCAAAAGCGGGATTCCATTTGA
- a CDS encoding nucleoside phosphorylase: MGFANVYGGPSAALITHQFASAGTNQFIQTGYCGGLTLEINYGDILIVSEAEMQDGTSHWYIPNEKKVDSDKDLVSAAVDYCNKKGYSYVVGSVISTSAMLLETHEIINRWAMKGHLGVDMETATTLAVAKKFNKKAISLLNISDHLIEGDTLYSYTKERELIESETDEKIRDLALYLSSLSFN; the protein is encoded by the coding sequence ATAGGCTTTGCTAACGTTTATGGTGGTCCTAGTGCAGCCCTAATTACACATCAATTTGCTTCTGCAGGAACCAATCAGTTCATTCAAACTGGATATTGTGGAGGATTAACCTTAGAAATAAACTATGGAGATATCCTAATTGTTTCTGAAGCAGAAATGCAAGATGGCACTTCTCATTGGTATATACCTAATGAGAAAAAAGTTGATTCTGATAAGGATTTAGTTTCTGCGGCTGTAGATTATTGCAATAAAAAAGGCTATTCATATGTAGTAGGAAGTGTTATTTCTACAAGCGCTATGCTACTTGAAACGCATGAAATAATTAATAGATGGGCTATGAAAGGTCATTTGGGTGTAGACATGGAAACAGCAACAACTTTAGCAGTAGCGAAAAAATTCAATAAAAAGGCTATTAGTTTATTAAACATTTCAGATCATTTAATTGAAGGGGATACACTCTATTCTTATACAAAAGAAAGAGAGTTAATTGAATCAGAAACAGATGAAAAAATTAGAGATTTAGCACTTTATTTATCTTCACTATCGTTTAATTGA
- a CDS encoding GNAT family N-acetyltransferase — protein sequence MYTDKELVIRPVAETDLVRLWELIYKDEQPEWKKWDAPYFPHKAMSYEAFLPIGSKWVGVDNFWAIEVDGVIRGIVSYYWEHQPSQWLEVGIVFHESGSWGKGLGTRVLTLWIDHLFNTLPLVRVGFTTWSGNERMIRVGEKLGMQMEARIRKVRYYEGHYYDSIRMGILREEWEEKNNLH from the coding sequence ATGTATACAGATAAAGAACTTGTCATTCGACCAGTGGCAGAAACAGATTTAGTTCGTCTATGGGAGTTAATCTACAAGGACGAGCAACCAGAATGGAAAAAATGGGATGCACCATATTTTCCACATAAGGCAATGAGTTATGAAGCATTTTTACCAATAGGTTCAAAATGGGTTGGTGTAGACAATTTTTGGGCTATTGAAGTAGACGGAGTTATAAGAGGGATTGTTTCTTATTACTGGGAACATCAACCTTCCCAATGGCTAGAGGTAGGCATTGTTTTTCACGAAAGTGGCTCATGGGGCAAAGGTTTAGGAACCCGCGTGTTAACTTTATGGATCGACCATTTATTCAATACGCTGCCGTTAGTTCGGGTAGGTTTTACGACTTGGTCAGGTAATGAACGAATGATTCGTGTCGGAGAAAAGCTAGGCATGCAAATGGAAGCAAGGATTCGAAAAGTGCGATATTACGAAGGGCATTATTATGATTCAATTCGTATGGGAATATTAAGAGAAGAATGGGAAGAAAAGAATAATCTACACTGA
- a CDS encoding spore protein Tlp, whose translation MENQKRQNFNGKATNALSVGRMIKNTKKNIEEAEIGMEFAMPEELEHLQEKNARRKHSIEIMEKQMRDKAAFKARKKSFE comes from the coding sequence ATGGAAAATCAAAAACGGCAAAATTTCAATGGCAAGGCAACCAATGCACTCAGTGTTGGAAGGATGATTAAAAATACGAAGAAGAATATAGAAGAGGCAGAAATAGGTATGGAGTTTGCGATGCCTGAGGAACTAGAGCACTTACAGGAAAAAAATGCGCGGCGTAAACATTCCATCGAAATTATGGAAAAGCAAATGAGGGACAAAGCAGCATTTAAAGCTAGGAAAAAAAGCTTTGAATAA